The Brasilonema sennae CENA114 genome includes a region encoding these proteins:
- a CDS encoding phosphotransferase, translating to MSFTINSQNVIDYLVAHKLCSHEEKYLLKVEQKLAKNFNLLLTLPGERQLLVKQERHNQEGKTAGEFLNEWRLHEFLKQFPELSYIRSSISEVLHFDAKHSIIVFNYLNGYRDLADFYAKENFFPTAIAKRSGEAPIASAIGTILATVHRVTLDRQDYRDFLSQNSEGDIISYTPNFGLGLERISPEVFGLVPADGLKFFALYQRYDSLGKAIAELSTAFEPCCLTHNDLKLNNILLHNDWEQAISKVDQSSHSIVRLIDWERSSWGDPAFDLGMLIASYLQIWLNSLVISKSIDIQEALRLAMTPLDMLQPSIAALTKAYLGEFPEILERRPHFIKRVVQFSGLGLIQQIQAMIQHQKSFGNGGICMLQVAKTLLCRPEQSIPTVFGVAESELISFNRSLI from the coding sequence ATGTCTTTTACAATAAATTCTCAAAATGTGATCGATTATTTAGTTGCTCACAAGCTCTGCTCCCATGAAGAAAAATATTTACTCAAAGTTGAGCAGAAGTTGGCAAAAAATTTTAATTTGTTATTGACTTTACCTGGTGAGCGCCAACTTCTCGTTAAGCAAGAGCGTCACAATCAAGAGGGAAAAACTGCGGGTGAATTCTTGAACGAATGGCGACTTCATGAGTTTTTAAAACAATTCCCAGAACTCAGCTACATTCGCTCATCAATATCAGAGGTGCTTCATTTTGACGCCAAGCATTCGATTATTGTTTTCAACTACCTAAATGGGTATCGTGACCTAGCTGATTTCTACGCAAAGGAGAATTTTTTCCCGACTGCGATAGCGAAGCGCAGCGGCGAAGCGCCGATCGCATCAGCAATCGGAACCATTCTAGCAACAGTTCATCGCGTCACTTTAGATCGTCAGGACTACCGGGACTTCTTGTCTCAAAATTCTGAGGGTGATATTATCTCCTATACTCCTAACTTTGGTCTTGGGCTAGAACGGATTAGTCCTGAAGTTTTCGGTTTAGTTCCTGCCGATGGACTGAAATTCTTTGCTCTCTATCAACGGTATGACAGCCTTGGAAAGGCGATCGCAGAACTTTCTACCGCTTTTGAACCTTGTTGTCTAACCCACAATGACCTCAAGTTGAACAATATCCTTCTGCACAACGATTGGGAACAAGCCATTTCCAAAGTAGACCAATCAAGTCATAGCATAGTCCGCTTGATAGATTGGGAGCGTTCTAGTTGGGGAGATCCTGCATTTGACTTAGGGATGCTAATCGCTAGCTACCTGCAAATCTGGCTAAATAGCTTGGTCATCAGTAAGTCTATCGATATTCAAGAAGCTTTGCGCCTAGCTATGACTCCCCTTGATATGCTTCAACCTTCTATTGCAGCCCTTACTAAAGCTTATTTAGGTGAGTTTCCAGAAATTTTAGAGCGCCGTCCTCATTTTATAAAGCGAGTAGTGCAGTTTTCTGGTCTTGGCTTGATTCAACAAATTCAGGCAATGATTCAGCACCAAAAATCCTTTGGCAATGGAGGTATCTGTATGCTTCAGGTTGCTAAAACTTTATTGTGTCGCCCTGAACAATCAATCCCGACGGTTTTTGGAGTGGCAGAATCTGAACTCATTAGCTTTAACCGTTCTCTAATTTAA
- a CDS encoding class IIb bacteriocin, lactobin A/cerein 7B family — protein MASINISDIRPAGSELFVDSESFMNDLADQELSATKGGLSPIVIWGVAIASEYVIGAMVSGAAVGAYSALKKK, from the coding sequence ATGGCTAGCATCAATATTTCTGATATTCGTCCTGCTGGTTCTGAACTGTTCGTGGATTCTGAAAGCTTCATGAATGATTTGGCTGACCAAGAACTTAGCGCTACTAAGGGCGGGCTCAGTCCTATAGTAATTTGGGGTGTAGCAATAGCCTCGGAGTATGTCATTGGTGCTATGGTTAGCGGTGCTGCTGTTGGGGCTTATTCTGCTCTCAAGAAGAAATAG
- a CDS encoding GNAT family N-acetyltransferase, whose amino-acid sequence MNTIKCLRKTERLQYDIFEMESLDATATMVAQSFIHSDPMAIVQKFSIREFAHFVRQLCVGVAEQGLTIVAKNHQNNEVVGVVIAGDFVTDSSLKIEKFGEDKFQPIMELFEQLQTQYMLGKQIDKNEYLHLHMLAVAPEYRGEKIAHSLVKICVENAANAGYRIAFAEAANSISQHVFKNCGFVAHHEILYKQYTYDNVPIFGSIEGHSGTILMDKALD is encoded by the coding sequence ATGAACACAATTAAATGCTTGCGTAAAACTGAACGCCTACAATACGATATTTTTGAGATGGAATCGCTCGATGCAACGGCGACAATGGTTGCCCAGTCATTTATCCACTCAGATCCAATGGCAATAGTTCAGAAGTTTTCTATTAGAGAATTTGCACATTTTGTTCGCCAGTTATGTGTAGGGGTAGCGGAGCAAGGACTAACGATTGTTGCCAAAAATCATCAAAATAACGAGGTGGTTGGTGTAGTGATTGCTGGTGACTTTGTTACAGATTCATCTTTGAAAATTGAGAAGTTTGGTGAGGATAAGTTTCAACCAATTATGGAGCTTTTCGAGCAACTACAAACACAGTATATGCTGGGTAAGCAGATTGATAAAAATGAATATTTACATCTTCATATGTTAGCAGTAGCACCAGAGTACAGAGGAGAAAAAATTGCTCATAGTTTAGTAAAAATTTGTGTTGAAAATGCAGCAAATGCTGGTTATCGAATTGCTTTTGCAGAAGCAGCAAATTCAATTTCTCAGCACGTTTTTAAAAACTGTGGTTTTGTTGCTCATCACGAAATTCTATACAAACAGTACACTTACGACAATGTGCCGATTTTTGGCTCAATTGAGGGACATTCAGGAACCATCTTGATGGACAAAGCATTGGATTAG
- a CDS encoding T3SS effector HopA1 family protein → MQLLNSLSNQLPVSPPEGVLDSLQDIVSNLQIQSNFYISHPAYKPLELPAEVVARFQRLPSNLQNKYLSLQLQSFLYGIYYNGSLRSSLVPEANSVGLAAHQNLENNTFLGIDLEFYERLHKSNSGKGYFDPGWFVLRQESDGSLAVTKGGLTLHIERDRHLQPTEQSATVGDSVAIQMPRNLVQNGFYMAVSDAGLDTELDIVRVYFNLSPEGAVAVMGSLTQQLNEIKIPFTFKVLYNPSDYGRYDSGVLYFTKSNYEAVRQVLRSVYAENQSHFRIEVPLFTKWLAPGLALAEEPDNKFSASESFGMNRCQIIASGLLEAWHSGDDSPENRMASIRQHFSLLGIDLKHPYLNANSQDIYTPLSL, encoded by the coding sequence ATGCAATTACTGAATTCTCTTTCAAATCAACTGCCCGTTTCTCCGCCAGAGGGAGTGCTGGATTCTCTTCAAGACATTGTCAGCAACCTTCAAATCCAGTCCAATTTCTATATTAGCCATCCTGCTTACAAACCCTTAGAGCTTCCTGCTGAGGTGGTAGCCCGCTTTCAGCGACTACCTTCAAATCTTCAAAATAAGTATTTAAGTTTACAACTGCAAAGTTTTCTCTACGGCATTTACTACAACGGCTCCTTACGATCTAGCCTGGTACCAGAAGCAAATTCAGTTGGTTTAGCAGCTCACCAGAATCTAGAGAACAATACTTTTTTGGGGATAGATCTGGAATTTTACGAGCGACTACACAAAAGCAATAGCGGCAAAGGTTACTTTGATCCAGGTTGGTTTGTGCTGCGACAGGAGAGTGATGGTAGTCTTGCTGTCACCAAGGGCGGACTAACACTGCACATTGAGCGCGATCGCCATTTACAACCAACAGAACAATCAGCCACAGTAGGTGACTCCGTCGCCATCCAGATGCCTCGTAATCTAGTTCAAAATGGATTTTACATGGCAGTCAGTGATGCGGGTTTAGACACTGAGCTTGATATCGTCAGAGTTTACTTTAATTTAAGCCCGGAAGGTGCAGTTGCCGTTATGGGAAGTCTAACCCAGCAGCTGAACGAAATCAAAATCCCCTTCACCTTTAAGGTGCTATATAACCCCTCTGACTATGGGCGCTACGACTCAGGGGTTCTCTACTTTACAAAAAGCAACTATGAAGCAGTCCGGCAAGTGCTAAGAAGTGTTTATGCAGAAAATCAATCGCATTTTCGCATAGAAGTGCCTTTATTCACTAAGTGGCTCGCGCCAGGACTTGCTTTAGCAGAAGAACCAGATAACAAATTTAGTGCTTCTGAGAGTTTTGGGATGAACCGCTGTCAAATTATTGCCAGTGGGTTGCTGGAAGCTTGGCACTCTGGGGACGACTCCCCAGAGAATCGGATGGCATCTATCCGCCAACACTTCTCCCTGCTTGGGATTGATTTAAAACATCCTTATTTAAATGCCAACTCTCAAGACATCTACACGCCGTTGAGCCTATGA
- a CDS encoding flavin monoamine oxidase family protein, producing MARTPQFRQLLRILQLSQRKNLKAEGKPLSLAKKQAQWSRRRFIKLASLATGSALVTSGLSHPEKVWGRASHSGNPKIAIVGGGIAGLNAAYQLKKIGLTATVYEARERLGGRIQTVTGVVGEGLVTDLGGQFINTNHTDMLALAKEFDIKLFSVIEEQQKLPFPGTAYYFDGKVQSEAEIADKLRPLALAIYYDAELLEQNFEQYAPIFDSMSAADYLNKYADKIPEPFIRRLIENTIRSEYGVEPEESSAIQLLMNLPTVDGNKVELLGNSDEAFVVEGGSGRIIDSLAQALSGQIHTRMPLTRIQSNGSGFLLTFSRNYVVDADYVIIAIPLTVLREVDIQVNLPNTLRRFIKEVDLGFNQKVIAGFNKKAWRQENGFVKEVWSDLKFCLAWDGTLRQPDRENGELVFFLGGDEVRRNGSGSGKLQGRKFVRQLDDFIVGAKDAATDKFLQTQWTRDPFTKGSYTQFKPGQLTEFAKFLYVEADDPKERQDVNVGNLVFAGEHLSDEFYGYMNGAAQTGRLAAQVVARQHQAQVMP from the coding sequence ATGGCACGTACACCACAGTTTCGGCAGTTACTTCGTATTTTGCAGCTAAGCCAGAGGAAAAACCTGAAAGCAGAAGGAAAACCTTTATCGCTGGCAAAAAAGCAGGCTCAATGGTCGCGAAGGCGCTTTATCAAATTGGCATCTCTGGCTACAGGATCGGCACTTGTCACTAGTGGATTGTCTCATCCAGAAAAGGTTTGGGGTAGAGCTAGCCATAGTGGGAATCCCAAAATAGCTATTGTAGGAGGCGGGATTGCGGGGTTGAATGCGGCATACCAGCTTAAGAAGATAGGCTTGACGGCTACCGTTTATGAAGCCAGAGAACGGTTGGGAGGGCGCATACAGACAGTCACAGGTGTCGTAGGCGAGGGTTTGGTGACTGATTTGGGTGGTCAGTTCATCAATACAAATCACACCGATATGTTGGCACTGGCAAAAGAATTCGATATAAAACTCTTCAGTGTTATCGAGGAACAACAAAAATTGCCCTTTCCAGGAACGGCGTACTACTTTGATGGTAAAGTCCAGTCGGAAGCAGAAATTGCGGACAAATTGCGTCCACTCGCTCTTGCAATTTACTATGATGCTGAGTTACTTGAGCAAAACTTTGAGCAGTACGCACCAATATTTGATTCCATGTCCGCTGCCGATTATCTAAACAAATATGCAGATAAAATTCCAGAGCCTTTTATTCGCAGACTGATCGAAAATACGATTCGCTCTGAGTATGGTGTTGAGCCAGAAGAATCGTCAGCAATTCAACTTCTTATGAACCTACCCACAGTAGACGGGAACAAAGTAGAGCTATTGGGGAATTCTGATGAAGCTTTCGTTGTTGAAGGTGGTAGCGGCAGAATTATCGATAGTCTTGCCCAAGCGCTGTCTGGTCAGATTCACACCCGTATGCCTCTAACAAGGATTCAGTCAAACGGTAGTGGTTTTCTCTTGACCTTTTCCCGCAACTATGTTGTAGATGCGGACTATGTCATTATCGCGATTCCTTTGACCGTGTTACGAGAAGTTGATATCCAGGTCAACTTGCCAAACACTTTGAGGCGTTTCATCAAAGAAGTCGATCTCGGTTTCAATCAAAAGGTCATCGCTGGATTTAACAAGAAAGCGTGGCGGCAGGAAAATGGGTTTGTTAAGGAAGTCTGGAGTGATCTGAAATTCTGCTTAGCTTGGGATGGAACCTTGCGACAACCAGACAGGGAAAATGGAGAGTTAGTCTTCTTTCTAGGTGGGGATGAAGTCAGAAGGAACGGATCTGGCAGTGGTAAGTTGCAAGGAAGGAAGTTCGTACGGCAGTTAGATGATTTCATTGTGGGGGCTAAAGATGCTGCGACGGACAAGTTTTTGCAAACACAATGGACAAGGGATCCTTTTACTAAAGGAAGTTACACTCAATTTAAGCCAGGACAGTTGACGGAGTTTGCCAAGTTTCTTTATGTTGAAGCCGACGATCCTAAAGAACGCCAAGATGTCAATGTTGGGAATTTGGTTTTTGCTGGCGAGCATTTGAGCGACGAGTTCTATGGATATATGAATGGCGCAGCTCAAACAGGTCGCCTTGCGGCTCAGGTGGTGGCGAGACAACACCAGGCACAAGTAATGCCATAG
- the glgA gene encoding glycogen synthase GlgA, translating to MYIVQIASECAPVIKAGGLGDVVYGLSRELENQGHSVELILPKYDCMRYDHIWGLHDAFTNLWVPWYGGAIHCSVYCGWVHGRLCFFIEPHSGDNFFNRGCYYGSNDDNMRFAFFSKAALEFLLQSNKRPDVIHCHDWQTGLVPVMLYEMYKYYGMEYQRVCYTIHNFKHQGFAGVDTLWATGLNQESYYFQSDKLQDNFNPFALNFMKGGIVYSNAVTTVSPHHAWEARYTDIGYGLGHTLHLHQDRFTGVLNGIDHDFWNPETDRYIPSHYTKDNFEEKAKNKKALRERLLLQDVEKPIISYIGRLDDQKGVHLVHHAMYYALHNGAQFVLLGSATESSINNHFRHEKDFLNNNPDVHLELGFNEELSHLIYAGADMIIVPSNYEPCGLTQMIGLKYGTVPIVRGVGGLVNTVFDKDYDQTKPPEERNGYVFYQSDYHALEFSLERPLKLWYNNPEEFRKLALAGMEYDYSWNHPGEEYVKIYDRIRHKW from the coding sequence ATGTACATCGTACAAATTGCCTCGGAGTGCGCTCCTGTTATCAAAGCTGGAGGTTTAGGCGATGTTGTTTACGGACTCAGCAGGGAACTAGAAAACCAGGGACATAGCGTCGAACTCATTTTGCCCAAGTACGATTGCATGCGTTATGACCACATTTGGGGACTCCATGACGCCTTCACGAACTTGTGGGTACCTTGGTATGGCGGTGCAATTCACTGTTCAGTTTATTGTGGCTGGGTACACGGGCGGCTGTGTTTCTTTATTGAACCCCACTCTGGGGATAATTTCTTCAATCGCGGCTGCTATTACGGATCTAACGATGACAATATGCGCTTTGCGTTCTTCAGCAAAGCCGCTTTGGAATTTCTGCTTCAAAGCAACAAACGACCTGATGTCATCCATTGTCATGACTGGCAGACGGGCTTAGTTCCTGTGATGCTGTATGAAATGTACAAATATTATGGGATGGAGTACCAACGGGTTTGCTACACCATCCACAACTTCAAGCATCAGGGATTTGCTGGAGTCGATACTCTTTGGGCAACAGGTTTAAACCAAGAGTCTTACTACTTCCAGTCTGATAAGCTCCAGGACAACTTCAATCCCTTTGCCCTGAACTTTATGAAAGGGGGCATTGTTTATTCCAATGCTGTGACAACAGTTTCACCACATCATGCATGGGAAGCTCGTTACACTGACATTGGCTATGGATTAGGTCACACCTTGCATCTACACCAAGATAGATTCACTGGTGTACTCAACGGCATTGATCATGATTTTTGGAATCCTGAAACAGACCGATACATTCCCTCTCACTACACCAAAGACAATTTTGAAGAAAAAGCCAAGAATAAAAAAGCTTTACGGGAGCGGCTGTTATTGCAGGATGTTGAGAAGCCAATCATTTCGTACATTGGTCGTTTAGATGACCAAAAAGGCGTTCATCTTGTCCATCACGCAATGTATTACGCCCTCCATAATGGAGCACAATTTGTGTTGTTGGGTTCAGCAACAGAGTCAAGCATTAATAATCATTTCCGCCATGAAAAAGACTTTTTGAATAATAATCCTGATGTTCATTTAGAACTTGGCTTTAACGAAGAATTATCCCACCTCATTTATGCTGGGGCAGATATGATTATTGTCCCCAGTAATTATGAACCTTGTGGACTCACTCAAATGATTGGCTTGAAGTACGGTACTGTACCTATAGTTCGCGGAGTCGGTGGGCTAGTTAATACCGTGTTTGATAAAGACTACGACCAAACCAAACCACCAGAAGAACGCAATGGATATGTCTTCTACCAGTCAGATTATCATGCGCTTGAATTTTCGTTGGAACGTCCTTTGAAGTTGTGGTACAACAATCCAGAAGAGTTCCGCAAACTTGCCCTTGCGGGTATGGAGTATGACTACTCTTGGAATCATCCAGGAGAAGAATACGTAAAGATTTACGACCGTATCCGACACAAATGGTAG
- a CDS encoding organic hydroperoxide resistance protein, translating to MRDTANSSVKATSMNPETEKLMQQLDQQYEGAAMKPLYTATVTVTPGQAGHARMSGHAHSSDGLLDLDLAFPTELGGHGKGTNPEQLFAAGYAACFHGALALVARKAGVDASKAKVTCAVTIGRDPADGGYMLAAQMVIDIPDTERKKAEQIVAQADQLCPYSKAIRGNINVRMTVV from the coding sequence ATGCGTGATACTGCTAATAGTAGTGTGAAGGCAACAAGCATGAATCCTGAAACTGAGAAACTAATGCAGCAACTAGACCAACAATATGAAGGTGCTGCGATGAAACCTTTGTATACGGCTACAGTCACCGTCACTCCAGGTCAAGCAGGACATGCCCGCATGTCGGGTCATGCTCATAGTTCGGATGGATTGCTAGACTTAGACCTTGCCTTTCCTACTGAACTAGGGGGACATGGCAAAGGAACCAATCCAGAACAACTTTTTGCCGCTGGCTATGCAGCTTGTTTTCATGGCGCACTTGCGTTAGTTGCTAGGAAAGCAGGAGTTGATGCGTCTAAAGCAAAGGTTACCTGTGCTGTCACAATTGGTCGAGATCCTGCGGACGGTGGATATATGCTTGCTGCCCAGATGGTGATTGATATTCCAGATACAGAACGCAAGAAGGCTGAACAGATAGTTGCCCAAGCTGATCAACTCTGTCCCTACTCAAAAGCGATTCGTGGGAATATCAATGTGAGAATGACAGTGGTTTGA
- a CDS encoding 2-hydroxyacid dehydrogenase, with translation MPKPKIFITRRLPTKLDQLQEIATIEIWEERQPPPYEVLLEKVKTIDGLLCLLTDEIDQQLIEAAGTSFKVISQMAVGYDNIDIPAATARKIPVGHTPGVLTDATADLTWALLMAAARRVVEADRFVRGGEWRTWEPNLLLGPNITGATLGIVGFGRIGQAIARRAKGFDMKVFYTSKHRCDQELEKDLGVEFTAFEHLLQEADFVTIHTPLSDETYHLFGNSQFELMKQSAILINTARGAIVHPEALYRALTSGEIAGAAIDVTDPEPIATDSPLLDLDNLIVTPHIGSASRQTREKMANMAIANLIAGLKGERLPNCVNPEVY, from the coding sequence ATGCCCAAACCCAAAATCTTCATCACTCGCCGCCTCCCCACCAAATTAGACCAACTGCAAGAGATTGCTACCATTGAAATCTGGGAAGAACGCCAACCACCTCCCTATGAAGTTTTACTAGAAAAAGTCAAAACAATTGATGGTTTGCTGTGCTTGCTGACAGACGAGATTGATCAGCAACTGATAGAAGCAGCCGGAACCTCTTTTAAAGTTATTAGCCAAATGGCAGTTGGATACGACAATATTGATATTCCCGCTGCTACCGCACGCAAGATACCAGTTGGTCATACCCCCGGTGTCTTAACAGATGCAACTGCTGACTTGACTTGGGCGTTACTTATGGCGGCTGCACGGCGAGTGGTAGAAGCGGATCGATTTGTTCGTGGGGGTGAGTGGCGGACGTGGGAACCAAATTTGTTATTGGGACCGAACATCACAGGTGCGACTTTAGGGATTGTTGGTTTTGGGCGTATTGGTCAGGCGATCGCTCGTCGTGCCAAAGGGTTTGACATGAAAGTTTTTTATACTAGTAAACACAGATGTGACCAGGAGTTAGAAAAAGATTTGGGTGTTGAGTTTACAGCGTTTGAACATCTCCTGCAAGAAGCAGATTTTGTGACCATTCATACACCGTTATCGGATGAGACTTATCATCTTTTTGGTAATAGCCAGTTTGAATTGATGAAGCAATCTGCCATTCTCATCAACACAGCGCGGGGAGCAATAGTACACCCAGAAGCATTATACCGAGCGCTTACGAGTGGTGAAATTGCAGGTGCCGCTATAGATGTCACTGATCCAGAACCAATAGCAACCGATAGTCCCTTACTAGACTTAGATAACTTGATTGTTACACCTCATATTGGTAGTGCCAGCCGTCAAACACGAGAAAAAATGGCAAATATGGCGATCGCTAATCTTATTGCTGGGTTAAAGGGTGAGCGATTGCCTAATTGTGTCAATCCTGAAGTTTATTAA
- a CDS encoding Uma2 family endonuclease, which yields MVVSPEIYLTSDEYLQMEEHSDIKHEYIDGYIYAMAGALDSHVTIAGNLFALLRNHVRGSGCRVYITDMKVRIESLNRYYYPDVMVTCDQRDQETPGYKRYPRLIVEVLSDSTEAFDRGDKFADYQTLESLQEYVLINTKRQRVECFRRNDEGLWVLQSYTAENKSFRLHSIKFEGTIAQLYEDVVF from the coding sequence ATGGTTGTTTCACCTGAAATCTATCTCACCTCTGACGAATACCTCCAAATGGAGGAACACAGCGACATCAAACATGAATATATCGACGGCTACATCTACGCAATGGCTGGAGCGCTTGACTCCCACGTTACTATTGCGGGTAACTTGTTTGCTCTCCTCCGTAATCATGTGCGTGGCTCAGGTTGTCGTGTTTACATCACCGATATGAAAGTCCGTATCGAATCTCTTAATCGATATTATTATCCTGATGTGATGGTGACTTGCGATCAACGAGATCAAGAAACTCCTGGTTATAAAAGATATCCTCGTTTAATTGTCGAGGTTTTATCTGACTCTACAGAAGCCTTTGATCGAGGAGATAAATTCGCCGATTACCAAACTTTAGAAAGTCTCCAAGAGTATGTTTTAATTAACACCAAACGTCAGCGAGTCGAATGTTTCCGCCGTAATGATGAAGGGCTGTGGGTTTTGCAATCTTACACAGCAGAAAATAAATCTTTTCGACTACATAGTATTAAGTTTGAAGGAACGATCGCACAGCTTTACGAAGATGTCGTTTTCTAG